The genomic interval ACCTGAACGAGACGGGGACGCCGCAGGGCGGGGTGATTAGTCCGCTTTTAGCGAACATCTATCTGCATCCGCTGGACGAAGCGATGACGGCGCGCGGACACCGAATGACGCGATATGCAGACGACTTCGTCATCTGTTGCAAAACGGCAAAAGGCGCTGAGCGTGTACTGAATTCGGTCGTGGGACTGCTGGAACGCGAGATGGGACTTATCATACACCCGGAGAAAACGAAAATCGTAAACAGCTACAAGGAAACATTCGTATTCCTGGGTCATGCGTTCAAGCCGGGAAAACGGATGGTGCCGTCGGAAAAAGCGATGAAGCGATTCAAAGAACGGGTGAAGGAGATCACGCGAAGAAACCAGACGGTGAAGGTCGAGCAGATCGTGAAGAAGCGACTAAACCCATACTTGCGGGGATGGGGGAACTACTTTGGGACGGGAGATGTGTTGAGCCGATTCCGAGGACTGGATGCCTGGATTCGAAGACGAATACGGGCCGTGCAACTAAGGAGTTGGAAGAAAATTCGCAAACTCCACCGGGAAATGAGGAGACGGGGATGGGACAATAAAGATATGCCCGGACTCCGAATGACGGCCTGGCGGAGCTCGCATTCCACCTATGCCCAATACGCAATGCCAAACGAATGGTTTGCCGAAATCGGACTATGCAGTTTGCTTGAGCGAAGCCAAGAACTGCGTCCCCAACGGGGATAAGCACGGAGGAGCCGGATGCGTCGACCCGCATGTCCGGATCTGTGAGAGGCCCATGCAATTGCGCATGGGCCTACTCGATTTGAATTGTCGGTTCATCCGTCGGCAGGCGTTCGGCGCAAGACCGGTTTCGGATATCGTCAAACTTATACAACCGTCAGGGCGATCCGCGATCTTCTGCGACGGTTTTTGACATGCCGAAATAGCGGTTAAGCGGCTGTTAAGAGCTATGATGCATTATAGAGAAGGAAGATCACGTTGTCTTGGCGGGTAGCCGGCGCGCAGGGTAAGTATCGACAAAAGGCTACCTATAAAGGACAATCGGAATTACAATAGGGTATAAAAAGACAAAGTTGTTAAGTAACGTATTAAATTCGACGGCGGGCGCGGTGAAGAACTTGGGTATGCGGGGCATCAAGAACATAACTGGCAGACTCGACCGGTTTCTCATCGGCCTCGCGATCGCCGTCATTCTCCTTGGCGCCGCGATGTTCTGGATGAATCAGTCCGGTCGCGGAGGTCCTCAGGCGAAGCAGGGAACGCTCGATCTGTCCGGCTGGAATTTCCGGTCCGACGGAACGGTCAAGCTGAACGGGGAGTGGGCGTTTTATCCCGATCGGCTGCTGACGCCCGCCGACTTCGCGAACGGCAGGCAGCCTGCGGGCATGCGGTATATTCAAGTTCCCGGCGTATGGAACGGAGAGGACATGAAGGGCTACGGCTATGCGACCTATCGTTTGTCGATCCGCATTCAGCCGACCGATCTGACGCTGGCCATCCACAAGCACGTCATCCGGTTCGCGGACCGGATGTTCCTGGACGGCAAGGAGCTCGCGTCCTCCGGTTCGCCGGGCGCGTCCCGCGGAAGTTACGAACCGGGCAACTTTCCTTATACCGTCTCGTTCGTCGAGGAGGGCGACCGGATCGATCTGTTGATCCAGGTCGCGAACTTCGATTATCCGACCGGCGGGATCGCGCTGCCCCTGCGGCTCGGGCTGTCCGACGACATTCAGCTGTCCCGGGCGGCGCAGACGATGTTCGAATGGTCGGGCGCCATCATCCTGCTCCTTTTCGGCATCTTCTCGTTATTGCTGTATTTCTTTTTCCAGCGGCATCTTCCGTTCCTGTCGTTCGGTCTGTTCTTCCTGTGCTTCGCCGTGCTGATCGTGATGAACGGGCAGCGCATGCTGTTCCAGCTGCTGTCCGACATGCCCTTCGAGATTATGTGGAAAATCAAGGACTTGTCCATCTTGCTCGCGATTCCGTTTCTTAACGTTTATACCGCGTACGCATACGCCACCGGCTTGGCCCGGCGCATGCTGCTCTACCCTGCGGGCGCGATCGGACTGCTATGTCTCGTTATCGTAGGGATACCGTACCGCGTATATGCACCTGCGCTGGACTTTATCATGCTGATATTCATGCTGCTGCTGATGGCGCTGGTGCTGTTCGTGCTCGGATTGTATCTCAAGCCCGCTGCCACCAGCTCCTCCAAGCGCGAGATCAAGATGTACCTGCTGGCGCTGGTGTCGCTGCTGCTGCTGCTGATCAGTTCCGCCTTCTTGAATCAGGGCGACGGCACGTTTCTGCCGTCCATTCTGTCCGACGTGCTTGGCCTTTCCTTCGTTATCTTTGTCGTAGCGATGCTCGCGCAAAACTATTTCGCTACCTATCAGTCGATGGTCAAGCTTACGGCCGAGCTTCAGGCGGCCAATCAGTTGAAGGACGAGTTTCTGCTGCGGACGTCCTACGAGCTGAATACGCCGCTGCAAGGCATTATGAACCTGTCCCAGTCGCTTCTCGACAGCTCCGCGCATCTGCCGAAGGACAGGCGAGTCGGCAGCAGGGACAAGCTCCAGATTATCCGCAACACCGCCTATCGGATGTCCAACCTGGTCAACGACATTATCGATCTGACCCGGATCAAGGACGGTCATCTGGAGGTGTCGCTCAAGTCGGTGGATCTGGTCGCTTGCGTCGCGATCGCCTTCGAGGTGAACGGATTTCTCGCGCGGGAGAAGTCCGTGCGGCTCGAGCATCGCCTGGATCCCGAGAGCCGACATGCGACTGCGGACGAGAACCGGCTTATGCAGGTGCTGTCCAACCTGATCGACTATAGCATGAAGTTCGACGATCTGACGGCGATCCTGGTGAGCGGCCACAGACGAGACGACATGTCCGTGCTCCAGATCGAAGCGATCGTCTGGGGCGCGGGAATCACGGCCGACTCGAAGTCCCGTCAGCCGGGTTTCTACGGCGCCAATCTGGCGGCGGCGATCGAGCTCACGCGATTAATGGGAGGCGAGATGCGCATATTGCCGGGCGAACAGGCGCGCGGCAGCGTCATCTTCGAGCTTGTCCTGCCGATGGCCGAGGCGCCTAATCTTGACCGCGACGACATTATTTTGCGGGAAATCGGGGAGCGGACGCAGTCCGGGCCGACTTCGCAGGGGCCGACCGGCGGCGTCTATACGGTGCTTGTCGTCGAGGAGGAGCCGCTTCACCTGGAATTGATGGTCAACCTGCTCATCAGCGAGGGCTACCGCGTACTGACCGCCCGTTCGGGCGAGGAAGCGATCGAGCGGCTCGAAGGCGGCACGCGGCCCGATATTGTCCTGCTCGACGTGCTGCTGCACGGCGGCGGCAGCTATGAGATCAGTCGCAAGATCCGCCGGCAGTACACGCCGATCGAGCTCCCGCTGCTGTTTGTCGCGGCGCGGACGACGCCGGCGGACGTCGAGGCCGGACTGGCCGCCGGCGGCAACGATTTCATTTCCAAACCGCTCGACGCCTCGGAGGTCCGAGTACGCATCCGTACGCAACTGGCGATGAAGCGGCTCGCGAAGGAAGCGACCGCTAGCGAGATGGCGTTTCTCCAGTCGCAGATTAAGCCGCACTTCCTTTACAATGCGCTCGGCACGATCATGTCGCTCTGCTACACGGACGGCCCGCGCGCGGGCGAGCTGCTGGCAGTGCTCAGCAAATATCTGCGGATTATTTTTCACGAGGATCACAAGGAAGAGAGCGTTCTACTATATAAGGAAATCGAGCTGGTCCGCGCTTACGTGGACATCGAGAAGGAGCGGTTCGGCAACCGCCTTGCCGTGGAGATCGACGTGGACGAGCGTCTCATGTCCTTCAAGGTGATGCCGCTCACGATTCAGCCGCTCGTCGAAAACGCGATTCGCCATGGCGTCGCCAAGAAGCTGAACGGCGGGCGGGTGCTGCTGTCGGTGCAGCGGCGCGGCTCCGAGGTGGAGATCGTCGTCGAGGACAACGGGGTCGGCATGGCCGAGCGCCAGGTTCGCGACCTGATGGACACCGTTCACGACGCTTCGGACGGCGTAGGCTTTGCCAACATCGCCAAGCGCCTCGGACATCTCAACGGCAGCCGGCCGCACATCGAGAGCTCGCCGGGCGTCGGAACGCGAATTACGATCAGGCTGCCGATCAAGGACGACAGCGAGAGGAGGGAATAATCCATGATTACCGCATTGTTGGCGGACGATGAAGAGCATGCGCTTAGCCTGCTGGAGCTGCTGCTCCACCAGACGGGCGAGGTGAAGGTCATCGGGCGCTGCGGCAACGGCATCGACGCGATCGCGCAGATCGCGCATCTGAAGCCCGATGTCGCGTTCCTGGATATCGAGATGCCGGGGATGAACGGATTGGAGGTGGCGGAGCGGCTCGGCTCTGCGGCGTTGGACACGCAGGTCGTATTCGTGACCGCTTATGACCGGTATGCCGTGTCCGCATTCGAGAACGACGCGCTCGATTATCTGCTTAAGCCGCTCGAGGTGGACCGGTTGAACCGGACCGTGGGACGCGTGAAGCGAGCGGTCTCCCGCCGGAAGTCGGAATTACCGGAGCAAGCGGACGCAGGAAAGGCCGCGGAGGACAAGCCGCCTTGCGAGCTGCAGGTGCAGCTGCTCGGAGAGATTCAAGTGTCCGTAGAAGGCAGGGGAAGGCTCAAATGGCGGACCTCCAAGGAAAAGGAGCTGTTCGCCTACCTCGCCGTTCACTACGGCAGCCGGATTCACCGCGACGTGCTGCTTGACGAGCTCTGGCCCGACGAGCATTACCAGAAGGCCAAAGTTTACTTGCATACGTGCGTGAGTTATTTGCGCCGCGACTTCCGCCAGCTGGGCATGGAAGACGCCGTCATCTACGAGGACGAGAAGTACTCGCTGGCCCCGCAGCTCGAATGCTCGGACTACCGGGAATTCGTAGACGCGGCGGCAAGTCTTCTGCAGCCGGGAGGCGGCAGCGCGGAGCAGCTCGAACGCACGGTGAGCCTGTACAGCGGACGGCTGTTCCGCAGCGAGGATTACCAATGGGCCGACGACGAGGTCCGGCACACCGAAGCGGCGATCGAGGCGCAGCTGCTGAGGTTGACTCAGATCTACGAGACGCAGCGCGACTATGGACGGATGATCGCCGCGGGGCGCAGGCTGCTGCAGCATTCCCCTTATAATGAAGAAGCCTATCGCATTCTGATGAAGGCATACGCGGGCAGCGGCAAGCACGACGAGGTATACCGCGTATACGAGGAGATGGAGCGCAGGCTCGACGAGCTGCAAATCCAGGCGTCGGACATGACGTTGAGTCTGTACGAGGGATTGAGAGTACGTAAAAGGGGCTGATGAGGACGGCTGTCGATCGCGCCCGGTTCCTCGTAAGCTTGGGTTCGTGACAGCGGCGGATTTTAAGCGAAACTTCAGCTTGCGCTCATACGCATTTAAGCAGAGGGGGATAATATATAACTCAACCCCCCCTTTGATATAGCAAGAACCCTCGGACCCGCGGAGACGCGGGTCATTTTTTTGCCGAAACGTTTGCGGGTGGAGGATGGGGTCGGAAACGGGATCGGAGCTGCGGTTATTCTGCTGCGAGCGCGCAAATTCGGCTCCTTCACAATGCGCAGCTCCGATTCGGCCGGGAAGCCTAATCCAGGCTCCCGACTTCTTGCTCGTACAAACTCGCGCTCCAGCCCCC from Cohnella hashimotonis carries:
- the ltrA gene encoding group II intron reverse transcriptase/maturase, which encodes MPSKRKWYSLIDKIWAKPNLEEAFREVKRNRGAAGIDRVTVKAYESKLEPNLEGLQLALRNKTYRSKPVKRVYIPKADGTQRPLGIPTVEDRVVQAAARRIIEPLFEAQFKDCSYGFRPGRSAHMALANIRKDLEAGYRYVIDADLKSYFDTIPHEKLIEKVRETIVDGSVLRLLESFLKAGIMEGGSFHLNETGTPQGGVISPLLANIYLHPLDEAMTARGHRMTRYADDFVICCKTAKGAERVLNSVVGLLEREMGLIIHPEKTKIVNSYKETFVFLGHAFKPGKRMVPSEKAMKRFKERVKEITRRNQTVKVEQIVKKRLNPYLRGWGNYFGTGDVLSRFRGLDAWIRRRIRAVQLRSWKKIRKLHREMRRRGWDNKDMPGLRMTAWRSSHSTYAQYAMPNEWFAEIGLCSLLERSQELRPQRG
- a CDS encoding histidine kinase, with product MKNLGMRGIKNITGRLDRFLIGLAIAVILLGAAMFWMNQSGRGGPQAKQGTLDLSGWNFRSDGTVKLNGEWAFYPDRLLTPADFANGRQPAGMRYIQVPGVWNGEDMKGYGYATYRLSIRIQPTDLTLAIHKHVIRFADRMFLDGKELASSGSPGASRGSYEPGNFPYTVSFVEEGDRIDLLIQVANFDYPTGGIALPLRLGLSDDIQLSRAAQTMFEWSGAIILLLFGIFSLLLYFFFQRHLPFLSFGLFFLCFAVLIVMNGQRMLFQLLSDMPFEIMWKIKDLSILLAIPFLNVYTAYAYATGLARRMLLYPAGAIGLLCLVIVGIPYRVYAPALDFIMLIFMLLLMALVLFVLGLYLKPAATSSSKREIKMYLLALVSLLLLLISSAFLNQGDGTFLPSILSDVLGLSFVIFVVAMLAQNYFATYQSMVKLTAELQAANQLKDEFLLRTSYELNTPLQGIMNLSQSLLDSSAHLPKDRRVGSRDKLQIIRNTAYRMSNLVNDIIDLTRIKDGHLEVSLKSVDLVACVAIAFEVNGFLAREKSVRLEHRLDPESRHATADENRLMQVLSNLIDYSMKFDDLTAILVSGHRRDDMSVLQIEAIVWGAGITADSKSRQPGFYGANLAAAIELTRLMGGEMRILPGEQARGSVIFELVLPMAEAPNLDRDDIILREIGERTQSGPTSQGPTGGVYTVLVVEEEPLHLELMVNLLISEGYRVLTARSGEEAIERLEGGTRPDIVLLDVLLHGGGSYEISRKIRRQYTPIELPLLFVAARTTPADVEAGLAAGGNDFISKPLDASEVRVRIRTQLAMKRLAKEATASEMAFLQSQIKPHFLYNALGTIMSLCYTDGPRAGELLAVLSKYLRIIFHEDHKEESVLLYKEIELVRAYVDIEKERFGNRLAVEIDVDERLMSFKVMPLTIQPLVENAIRHGVAKKLNGGRVLLSVQRRGSEVEIVVEDNGVGMAERQVRDLMDTVHDASDGVGFANIAKRLGHLNGSRPHIESSPGVGTRITIRLPIKDDSERRE
- a CDS encoding response regulator; amino-acid sequence: MITALLADDEEHALSLLELLLHQTGEVKVIGRCGNGIDAIAQIAHLKPDVAFLDIEMPGMNGLEVAERLGSAALDTQVVFVTAYDRYAVSAFENDALDYLLKPLEVDRLNRTVGRVKRAVSRRKSELPEQADAGKAAEDKPPCELQVQLLGEIQVSVEGRGRLKWRTSKEKELFAYLAVHYGSRIHRDVLLDELWPDEHYQKAKVYLHTCVSYLRRDFRQLGMEDAVIYEDEKYSLAPQLECSDYREFVDAAASLLQPGGGSAEQLERTVSLYSGRLFRSEDYQWADDEVRHTEAAIEAQLLRLTQIYETQRDYGRMIAAGRRLLQHSPYNEEAYRILMKAYAGSGKHDEVYRVYEEMERRLDELQIQASDMTLSLYEGLRVRKRG